A window of the Kosakonia radicincitans DSM 16656 genome harbors these coding sequences:
- a CDS encoding HlyD family secretion protein has protein sequence MKLFSHKMTAIYCMALVFITGCRDENKKNLQGYIEGEFVYISSESSALISKVMVKRGQNVAAGQTLIVLDDDYEKKQVEIANQTHASEVSTLADLGKGGRDTELEILKAQLSQAQHDAEVSRSKFGRYQKLQSKGYVSEQELEQSEADNKMKWDRVQELTSQLKNKSLPSRVDQIEAQKARVESSLLQVKQSQIALNKRILRSTGSAKVYDIMYHTGEVASPGAPLISLLPEDTIKIRFFVRTPQLYKIAQGMLIAVKIEGREEPVPAKVTYISPKAEFTPPVIFTSAHKERMVFMIEAMPIEPDEKLHPGQPVEVIL, from the coding sequence ATGAAACTTTTTTCTCATAAAATGACCGCCATATATTGTATGGCATTGGTTTTTATCACTGGTTGCCGTGATGAAAATAAAAAAAATCTGCAAGGGTATATTGAAGGTGAATTCGTCTATATTTCGTCTGAAAGTTCCGCGCTGATTTCAAAAGTGATGGTTAAGCGTGGCCAAAATGTAGCTGCAGGACAAACGTTGATTGTTCTGGATGATGATTATGAAAAAAAACAGGTCGAAATAGCGAATCAAACGCATGCAAGCGAGGTCTCGACTCTGGCCGATCTGGGTAAAGGCGGTCGCGATACCGAACTGGAAATTCTGAAAGCACAGCTCTCACAGGCGCAGCATGACGCCGAAGTGTCCCGTTCGAAATTTGGCCGCTACCAGAAGCTGCAATCCAAAGGCTACGTGTCCGAGCAGGAACTTGAGCAGTCCGAGGCAGATAACAAAATGAAATGGGACAGAGTGCAGGAATTGACCTCCCAACTGAAAAATAAATCCCTGCCTTCGCGCGTCGATCAAATTGAGGCTCAAAAGGCCAGAGTGGAAAGTTCTTTATTACAGGTCAAACAGAGCCAAATCGCGCTGAACAAACGCATTTTACGCAGCACCGGTAGCGCCAAGGTTTACGACATTATGTATCACACTGGCGAAGTGGCCTCACCTGGCGCGCCACTCATCTCATTACTGCCGGAAGATACCATTAAAATCCGCTTTTTTGTCCGCACCCCTCAGCTTTATAAAATCGCGCAGGGTATGCTAATCGCAGTCAAAATCGAAGGCCGTGAAGAACCGGTGCCAGCAAAAGTGACCTATATTTCGCCCAAAGCCGAATTCACGCCACCGGTTATTTTCACCTCTGCGCACAAAGAGCGAATGGTCTTTATGATCGAAGCGATGCCGATCGAACCGGATGAAAAGCTCCATCCGGGTCAGCCCGTCGAGGTCATATTATGA